The Paenibacillus macerans genome includes a window with the following:
- a CDS encoding xylose ABC transporter ATP-binding protein, with protein MHVLEMVNISKEFPGVKALDRVNLQVRKGEIHALCGENGAGKSTLMKVLSGLYPAGTYSGDIIIDGEKRQFHNITDAEKAGIAIIHQELALVKEMTVGENIFLGTEPTKRGVIQWDELYHNASIWLDRVGLRISPETKIASLGIGQQQLVEIAKALSKHTRILILDEPTAALTESEVAILMGILHQLRREGVSCVYISHKMPEVFALADSITVLRDGRTVATLDRKETNDDQVVSLMVGRELTERYPRVEHTPQETVLEVRDYNVWHPEKRNQRVIKDVSFTLRKGEILGIAGLMGAGRTELVSSLFGAYGGRSSGEVRIEGKPVRIRSVADAIKAGIGLVSEDRKRQGLVLGMDVKTNTTMATMRKVSRFGVINDNEEMKWGQRYVQDLKTKTASLETPVGTLSGGNQQKVVIGKWLMSDPKILIMDEPTRGIDVGAKYEIYHLMNRLVSQGVAIIMISSELPEVLGMSDRILVMSEGRFVREIHWREATQENIMQAATGGK; from the coding sequence ATGCACGTGTTGGAAATGGTGAACATCAGCAAAGAGTTTCCGGGCGTCAAAGCCCTCGACCGCGTCAATTTGCAGGTGCGAAAGGGTGAAATCCACGCCTTGTGCGGCGAAAACGGGGCCGGCAAGTCGACGCTGATGAAGGTGCTTAGCGGGCTGTATCCCGCGGGCACCTACAGCGGCGACATCATCATCGACGGCGAAAAAAGACAGTTCCATAACATCACCGATGCGGAAAAGGCCGGCATCGCCATCATTCACCAAGAGCTGGCGCTCGTGAAGGAAATGACGGTGGGAGAAAATATTTTTTTGGGGACGGAACCGACTAAACGCGGCGTCATTCAGTGGGATGAGCTGTATCACAACGCGTCCATCTGGCTGGACCGGGTCGGGTTGCGCATTTCCCCGGAAACGAAAATCGCCAGCCTCGGCATCGGTCAGCAGCAGCTGGTGGAAATCGCCAAAGCCCTGTCCAAGCATACGCGGATTTTGATTTTGGATGAGCCGACGGCGGCTTTAACCGAAAGCGAAGTGGCGATTTTGATGGGAATTTTGCATCAGCTGCGCCGGGAAGGCGTATCCTGCGTGTACATTTCGCACAAGATGCCGGAAGTGTTCGCTTTGGCCGACTCGATTACAGTGCTGCGCGACGGGCGTACGGTGGCGACGCTGGACCGCAAGGAGACGAACGACGACCAGGTCGTGTCGCTTATGGTGGGCCGGGAGCTGACCGAGCGGTATCCCCGGGTGGAGCATACCCCGCAGGAGACCGTGCTGGAGGTGCGGGACTACAACGTCTGGCATCCGGAAAAACGCAATCAAAGAGTCATCAAGGATGTTTCTTTTACGCTGCGAAAAGGTGAAATTCTCGGCATCGCCGGGCTGATGGGCGCCGGGCGCACCGAGCTTGTCAGCAGCTTGTTTGGCGCGTACGGGGGCCGCTCGTCCGGCGAGGTGCGGATCGAAGGGAAGCCGGTGCGAATCCGCTCGGTCGCGGATGCGATCAAAGCGGGCATCGGCCTGGTCAGCGAGGACCGCAAGCGGCAGGGCCTGGTGCTGGGGATGGATGTGAAAACGAACACGACGATGGCGACAATGCGCAAAGTGTCCAGGTTCGGCGTCATTAACGACAACGAGGAAATGAAATGGGGACAAAGGTACGTGCAGGATCTGAAGACCAAAACGGCTTCGCTGGAAACGCCCGTCGGCACGTTGTCCGGCGGCAACCAGCAGAAGGTCGTCATCGGCAAATGGCTGATGTCCGATCCGAAAATCCTCATCATGGACGAACCGACCCGGGGGATTGACGTCGGGGCCAAATACGAGATTTACCATTTGATGAATCGGCTGGTCAGCCAGGGCGTGGCGATCATTATGATTTCCTCGGAGCTGCCGGAGGTGCTTGGGATGAGCGACCGGATTCTGGTCATGAGCGAAGGCCGGTTCGTCCGGGAAATTCATTGGCGCGAAGCGACCCAGGAAA
- the xylF gene encoding D-xylose ABC transporter substrate-binding protein, which produces MKKFSQRFRFGLAAVLLASSLAGCGIVSDGGAGGGAGGGSGNAPNNSGGAANGGAGDDGKIVIGMSMDTLKEERWQKDRDIFTEKVQELGGEVKVLAANGDDATQLSQAEQLISQGVDVLVVIAHNAEATAPIVDKAHKEGIKVIAYDRMINNAEVDYYISFDNVRVGELQAQAVTAAAQKGNIVYIGGADTDNNAHMFKEGAMNVLKPLEEKGDIKIVYDQFSKDWKPEEALKNMENALTANKNDVQGVVAANDATAGGAIQALTAQGMAGKIPVSGQDADLAAVQRIAEGTQLMTVYKPIKSISTKAAEMAVSAAKGENIGTDKTVNNGKIDVPSVLLDPIPVDKSSLNTVIEDGFHKLEDVYKNVPKDQWPQR; this is translated from the coding sequence ATGAAAAAATTCAGTCAACGTTTCCGGTTTGGTTTGGCGGCCGTTTTGCTGGCATCTTCCCTGGCGGGGTGCGGCATCGTTTCGGACGGCGGCGCAGGCGGAGGCGCGGGCGGCGGTTCCGGCAATGCGCCGAATAACTCGGGCGGGGCGGCGAATGGAGGCGCCGGAGACGACGGGAAAATCGTGATCGGCATGTCGATGGACACGCTGAAAGAAGAACGCTGGCAGAAGGACCGGGATATTTTTACGGAGAAGGTCCAGGAGCTTGGCGGGGAAGTGAAGGTACTGGCCGCCAACGGCGACGACGCCACGCAGCTCAGCCAGGCGGAGCAGCTCATTTCCCAAGGGGTCGACGTACTCGTCGTGATCGCCCACAACGCGGAAGCGACCGCGCCGATCGTGGATAAGGCCCATAAGGAAGGCATCAAGGTGATCGCTTACGACCGGATGATCAACAACGCCGAAGTAGACTACTACATCTCCTTCGACAACGTCCGCGTCGGCGAGCTGCAGGCCCAGGCCGTCACCGCCGCGGCGCAGAAAGGGAACATCGTGTATATCGGCGGGGCGGACACCGACAACAACGCCCACATGTTCAAGGAGGGCGCGATGAACGTGCTTAAGCCGTTGGAGGAAAAAGGCGACATCAAAATCGTCTACGACCAGTTCTCCAAGGACTGGAAGCCCGAAGAAGCGCTGAAAAACATGGAGAACGCGCTGACCGCAAACAAAAATGACGTTCAGGGCGTGGTTGCCGCCAACGACGCCACCGCCGGCGGGGCGATCCAGGCGTTGACCGCGCAGGGCATGGCCGGCAAAATTCCGGTTTCCGGGCAGGACGCCGACTTGGCCGCCGTGCAGCGGATCGCCGAGGGCACACAGCTGATGACGGTCTACAAGCCGATCAAATCGATCTCCACCAAAGCCGCGGAAATGGCCGTATCGGCCGCCAAGGGCGAGAACATCGGCACGGACAAAACGGTGAACAACGGAAAAATCGACGTTCCGTCGGTGCTGCTGGACCCGATCCCGGTCGACAAAAGCAGCCTGAACACGGTCATTGAGGACGGGTTCCACAAGCTGGAGGACGTGTACAAAAACGTGCCGAAGGATCAATGGCCGCAGCGGTAA